One segment of Ziziphus jujuba cultivar Dongzao chromosome 12, ASM3175591v1 DNA contains the following:
- the LOC107428057 gene encoding protein NRT1/ PTR FAMILY 8.3-like isoform X1, whose product MGSDRKEEISSLKDALLLQSGVGGFYAGDGSVDFKGKPVLKNKSGNWKACSFILGTFFCERLAFYGISTNLVNYLIEKLHQGNVSAARNVTTWQGTCYLTPLIGAILADTYWGRYWTIAGFTTFYLTGLCTITLSASVPALKPAKCINSKCPSAAPAQYAVFFFGLYMIALGTGGIKPCIWPFGADQFDDTDPRERVKKGSYFNWFYFSQNIGAIIAASLLVWIQDNVGWGLGFGIPTLLIGFAIASLFLGTPFYRFQKSGGSPLTRICQVLVVSFRKRNVAMPGDSNLLFETQDISSAIKGSRKLKHSDELRCLDRAALVSDAEIGTGDSYDPWRVCTVTQVEELKILIRMFPIWATGIVFSAVYAQMSTLFVEQGKMMKRAIGSFTIPAASLSFFNHISVILCVPIYDRVIVPIARKYTGKERGFSQLQRIGIGLFISVICMSIAALVEIKRLQLAKALGLIHEEVAVPLSILWQIPQYVLLGSAEVFTFIGQHEFFYEQAPDAMRSLCSALSLLTNSLGNYLSSLILTIVSGITTEGGKTGWIPDNLNEGHLDYFFWLLAGLSFLNMIVYMVFARRYKEKKTS is encoded by the exons atggGGTCTGATCGGAAGGAGGAGATTTCTTCCTTGAAAGATGCTCTTCTACTACAA AGTGGAGTCGGGGGATTTTATGCAGGAGATGGTTCAGTAGACTTCAAAGGGAAAcctgttttgaaaaataaaagtggAAATTGGAAAGCTTGTTCTTTCATTCTAG GCACTTTTTTCTGTGAACGCCTGGCCTTCTATGGGATTTCGACTAATcttgttaattatttaattgaaaaactaCACCAAGGAAATGTTTCTGCTGCCAGAAATGTTACAACTTGGCAAGGCACTTGCTATCTTACTCCCCTCATTGGAGCTATCTTAGCTGATACTTACTGGGGTAGATATTGGACCATTGCTGGTTTCACcacattttatttgact GGACTGTGCACAATAACTCTCTCGGCATCTGTTCCTGCATTGAAGCCTGCAAAATGTATAAATTCCAAATGTCCTTCGGCTGCACCAGCACAGTATGCAGTATTCTTCTTCGGACTCTATATGATTGCACTGGGGACTGGTGGGATCAAACCATGTATTTGGCCATTTGGGGCAGATCAATTTGATGATACTGATCCTAGGGAGAGGGTTAAAAAGGGTTCCTATTTCAACTGGTTTTACTTTTCTCAAAACATTGGTGCTATTATAGCAGCTAGTTTACTGGTATGGATTCAAGACAATGTTGGCTGGGGTTTAGGCTTTGGAATTCCCACATTGCTCATTGGCTTTGCTATAGCAAGTTTGTTTTTAGGCACACCCTTTTATAGATTCCAGAAATCAGGAGGAAGCCCTCTAACAAGGATATGCCAGGTTCTGGTTGTATCATTCCGTAAGAGGAATGTGGCTATGCCAGGGGACAGTAATCTCCTCTTTGAAACACAAGATATAAGCTCTGCTATCAAAGGCAGTCGTAAACTGAAGCATAGCGATGAATTAAG GTGCCTTGATAGAGCTGCTTTGGTCTCGGATGCTGAGATTGGAACTGGGGATTCCTATGATCCATGGAGGGTTTGCACTGTAACACAAGTTGAAGAACTGAAGATTTTAATCCGAATGTTTCCAATCTGGGCAACTGGGATTGTGTTCTCTGCTGTTTATGCCCAAATGTCAACACTTTTTGTGGAACAAGGAAAGATGATGAAAAGAGCTATTGGTTCTTTCACCATTCCTGCTGCCTCTCTGTCTTTCTTCAACCACATCAGTGTTATACTCTGTGTTCCCATCTATGACAGAGTGATTGTTCCCATTGCAAGAAAATATACAGGCAAAGAAAGAGGCTTCTCGCAGTTGCAACGAATAGGAATCGGCCTTTTCATTTCGGTTATATGCATGTCAATTGCTGCTTTGGTAGAGATCAAGAGACTACAACTCGCAAAAGCTCTCGGATTAATCCATGAAGAAGTTGCTGTACCACTAAGCATACTCTGGCAAATTCCCCAGTATGTCTTGCTGGGATCAGCAGAGGTTTTCACATTCATAGGGCAGCACGAGTTCTTCTACGAGCAAGCGCCGGACGCTATGAGGAGTTTGTGCAGCGCACTGTCACTTTTGACAAACTCTTTGGGGAACTATCTCAGCTCTTTGATCTTGACAATTGTGAGCGGTATCACAACTGAAGGCGGGAAAACTGGATGGATTCCAGATAACTTGAATGAAGGACATCTTGATTATTTTTTCTGGCTTTTAGCTGGTCTTAGCTTCTTAAATATGATAGTCTACATGGTTTTTGCCAGAAGGTATAAGGAGAAGAAGACTTCTTAA
- the LOC107428057 gene encoding protein NRT1/ PTR FAMILY 8.3-like isoform X2 translates to MVGATVLSMSCGNLYVLVSTIIDNLTTTKILLVFILKIEVEPTKQNVKKITMGSDRKEEISSLKDALLLQSGVGGFYAGDGSVDFKGKPVLKNKSGNWKACSFILGTFFCERLAFYGISTNLVNYLIEKLHQGNVSAARNVTTWQGTCYLTPLIGAILADTYWGRYWTIAGFTTFYLTGLCTITLSASVPALKPAKCINSKCPSAAPAQYAVFFFGLYMIALGTGGIKPCIWPFGADQFDDTDPRERVKKGSYFNWFYFSQNIGAIIAASLLVWIQDNVGWGLGFGIPTLLIGFAIASLFLGTPFYRFQKSGGSPLTRICQVLVVSFRKRNVAMPGDSNLLFETQDISSAIKGSRKLKHSDELRCLDKAAVLSEPEVSTGNFSNPWRLCTVTQVEELKILILKFPIWATGIVFSAVYAQMSTLFVEQGTMMDTAIGSFSIPPASLSTFDVISVIFLVPVYDRVIVPIARKFTGKERGFSELQRMGIGLFLSILCMSAAALVEIIRLRIARELSLVDQEVAVPLSIFWQIPQYFLLGAAEIFTFIGQLEFFNDQSPDAMRSLCSALSLLTTSLGNNLSSFILTVVTYITTKGGKTGWIRDNLNEGHLDYFFWLLARLSFLNMLVYIVFAGRYKAKKAS, encoded by the exons ATGGTTGGAGCTACCGTTCTTTCCATGTCATGTGGAAACCTTTACGTCTTAGTCAGCACCATTATTGATAATTTAACCACCACAAAGATCTTGCTTGTCTTTATTTTGAAGATTGAAGTTGAACCCACGAagcaaaatgttaaaaaaattactatggGGTCTGATCGGAAGGAGGAGATTTCTTCCTTGAAAGATGCTCTTCTACTACAA AGTGGAGTCGGGGGATTTTATGCAGGAGATGGTTCAGTAGACTTCAAAGGGAAAcctgttttgaaaaataaaagtggAAATTGGAAAGCTTGTTCTTTCATTCTAG GCACTTTTTTCTGTGAACGCCTGGCCTTCTATGGGATTTCGACTAATcttgttaattatttaattgaaaaactaCACCAAGGAAATGTTTCTGCTGCCAGAAATGTTACAACTTGGCAAGGCACTTGCTATCTTACTCCCCTCATTGGAGCTATCTTAGCTGATACTTACTGGGGTAGATATTGGACCATTGCTGGTTTCACcacattttatttgact GGACTGTGCACAATAACTCTCTCGGCATCTGTTCCTGCATTGAAGCCTGCAAAATGTATAAATTCCAAATGTCCTTCGGCTGCACCAGCACAGTATGCAGTATTCTTCTTCGGACTCTATATGATTGCACTGGGGACTGGTGGGATCAAACCATGTATTTGGCCATTTGGGGCAGATCAATTTGATGATACTGATCCTAGGGAGAGGGTTAAAAAGGGTTCCTATTTCAACTGGTTTTACTTTTCTCAAAACATTGGTGCTATTATAGCAGCTAGTTTACTGGTATGGATTCAAGACAATGTTGGCTGGGGTTTAGGCTTTGGAATTCCCACATTGCTCATTGGCTTTGCTATAGCAAGTTTGTTTTTAGGCACACCCTTTTATAGATTCCAGAAATCAGGAGGAAGCCCTCTAACAAGGATATGCCAGGTTCTGGTTGTATCATTCCGTAAGAGGAATGTGGCTATGCCAGGGGACAGTAATCTCCTCTTTGAAACACAAGATATAAGCTCTGCTATCAAAGGCAGTCGTAAACTGAAGCATAGCGATGAATTAAG GTGCCTTGATAAAGCCGCTGTACTTTCTGAACCCGAGGTCAGTACTGGGAACTTCTCTAATCCATGGAGGCTTTGCACTGTAACTCAGGTTGAGGAATTGAAGATTCTGATCCTCAAGTTTCCAATCTGGGCTACTGGAATTGTCTTTTCTGCTGTTTATGCTCAAATGTCCACATTATTTGTCGAACAAGGGACAATGATGGACACAGCCATTGGCTCTTTCTCTATTCCTCCAGCGTCTCTCTCAACTTTTGATGTAATCAGCGTTATTTTCTTGGTCCCTGTCTATGACAGGGTAATTGTCCCGATTGCAAGGAAATTCACAGGCAAGGAACGAGGCTTCTCGGAGCTGCAACGGATGGGAATTGGGCTCTTCCTTTCAATTCTATGCATGTCAGCAGCTGCTCTGGTGGAGATCATCCGGTTGCGAATTGCCAGGGAACTTAGTTTGGTTGACCAAGAAGTAGCTGTACCACTTAGTATCTTCTGGCAAATACCACAATACTTTCTGTTGGGCGCTGCTGAGATATTTACATTTATTGGACAGCTCGAGTTCTTCAACGACCAATCTCCAGATGCCATGCGGAGTTTATGCAGCGCATTATCACTTCTTACAACTTCATTAGGTAATAATCTAAGCTCGTTCATCCTAACTGTTGTAACTTACATAACCACGAAGGGTGGGAAAACTGGATGGATACGGGATAATTTGAACGAAGGCCATCTTGATTACTTTTTCTGGCTTTTAGCCCGATTAAGCTTCCTCAATATGTTGGTATACATAGTCTTCGCAGGGAGGTACAAAGCGAAGAAGGCTTCTTAA